The region TAATTGAGGAGCTAATTTCATGGTATATGCAAGCGCATGGGAGCTTTCAAAAGCTGGTATTATACCTTCAAGCTTTGTTAGTAGTTCAAAAGCTTCTATTGCTTCTTCATCAGTAACCGATGTATATGTAGCTCTTTTTATGTCGCGCAAGTAACTATGTTCTGGTCCTACTCCCGGATAGTCTAGTCCAGCTGAAATTGAATAGGCAAGTTTAATTTGTCCATTTTCATCTTGAAGTACATAGGACTTACTTCCGTGTAGAACTCCTATTTTTCCAGCAGTTAAAGCCGCTGCATGTAACCCTGTTTCTAACCCTTTGCCAGCAGCTTCAACACCTATTAATTTTACTTCTTGATCTTCAACAAAGGGATAAAATATTCCAATGGCGTTACTTCCTCCACCAACACACGCTATTATATAGTCAGGTAATCGTCCTTCTTTTTCTATTATCTGTTTTTTAGCTTCATCTCCAATTATTCTTTGAAAGTCTCTTACAATTTTTGGATATGGATGAGGTCCAACAACAGACCCTATGACATAATGTGTATCCTCAACATTTGTTACCCAATCTCTAATTGCTTCATTTACTGCTTCGTTTAATGTTTGACTTCCATTGTAAACAGGAACAACTTTTGCGCCTAACATCTCCATTTTATACACGTTTAAAGATTGTCTTTTGATGTCTTCAGCACCCATGTAA is a window of Defluviitoga tunisiensis DNA encoding:
- the trpB gene encoding tryptophan synthase subunit beta, whose product is MKKGYYGQYGGQYVPETLIPALKELEAAYEEYSKDPDFLKEYNGLLADYSGRPTPLYYADRFTEYLNGAKIYLKREDLNHTGAHKINNALGQVLLAKRMGKKRIIAETGAGQHGVATATAATKFGLECVIYMGAEDIKRQSLNVYKMEMLGAKVVPVYNGSQTLNEAVNEAIRDWVTNVEDTHYVIGSVVGPHPYPKIVRDFQRIIGDEAKKQIIEKEGRLPDYIIACVGGGSNAIGIFYPFVEDQEVKLIGVEAAGKGLETGLHAAALTAGKIGVLHGSKSYVLQDENGQIKLAYSISAGLDYPGVGPEHSYLRDIKRATYTSVTDEEAIEAFELLTKLEGIIPAFESSHALAYTMKLAPQLDKNKIIIVNLSGRGDKDVDAYRNLNRNK